CCGCTCCTCCCCCGTGCGTCGGGCTGCGAGCTTCTGGTAGACGGAGCCCTCAGCGCGCTCCTCGACGAGATAGCGGGCCCAGCGCCGACGGTCGGCGGGGGTCGGGGTGTCGGCAGCGGGCGCTGTCATGGATCCTCCAGAACGGGCAATGCCCGGGCGCGGGCAACCGTTCCACGCTATCCGGACCGCCCCGCCGACACCTCGCTCAGACGCGGATTGACAGCATTTCGGGGATCCGAATCGGGCGGCACGAGGTCGCGTCCGACACGCACCGATCGCTCAGCTCAGGAGCGCACGCGCTTGCGCAGGACCTCGATGCGCGACTGCAGTTGCGTCACCGTGGCTTGTGCGACCGCGGGGCCGCCGCAGATCCGCCGAAGTTCGGCATGGACCGCGCCGTGCGGTTCGCCCTTCTGCCGGGCGTACAGGCCGACGAGGCTGTTCAACAGCTGTCGCTGCTCCTTCAGCGTGCGGTGAAGCGGCGGGGGCAGCGTCGTCGTCTCGGCGGGGCCCGCGGAGGCCTCCCGAGCCTCCCGCAACCGGGATTGCCGCGATTGTCGCTGCATGAGCAGCTCATGCACGTGCTCGGGTTCGAGGAGCCCGGGGAATCCGATGAACTCCTCTTCCTCCGGCGTACCCGGCTCGGCCAGCTGACCGAACTCCTGGCCCTCGAACACGACCCGATCGAAGTGGGCGACCGAGGAGAGCGCCTGATAGCTGAACTCCTGTGTCAGCGCGTCAGACGTCTCCTCTTCCCGGTTCGCACTCTCGAGCAACGAATCATCGAGACCGTCTTCCTCTTTCGACTGACGGTCGAGCGCGTGATCGCGCTGTTTGTCCATCTCGTTCGCCAGGCCCATGAGCACAGGCACCTGCGGCAGGAACACACTGGCGGCCTCACCGCGACGGCGGGCTCGCACGAACCGACCGATGGCCTGCGCGAAGAACAGAGGCGTCGAGGAGGAGGTGGCGTACACGCCGACAGCGAGCCGCGGCACATCGACGCCTTCCGAGACCATGCGCACGGCGACCATCCACCGGTCCGTGCTCGCGCTGAACTTCTCGATGCGTTCGGAGGCCGTGGCGTCGTCGGAGAGCACGATCGTCGGCTGTTGACGTGTGATGCTGTGGAGGATCTTCGCGTAGGCGCGCGCGACCGTCTGATCCGTGGCGAGGACGAGCCCGCCGGCATCGGGAACGTGGTGGCGGATCTCGGTGAGGCGTCGGTCCGCTGCGGACAGCACCGCGGGCATCCAGTCGCCCTCGGGATCGAGTGCCGTGCGCCAGGCCTGCGACGTCACGTCCTTCGTGTTGTCCTGACCGAGATGCGTCTCGAGCTCGTCGCCCGTGGTCGTGCGCCAGCGCATCTTTCCGGCATACATGTGGAACAGCACCGGCCGCACGACGCCGTCCGCCAACGCCCGCCCGTAGCCGTAGTTGTAGTCGGTGCGTGAGACGCGCGCACCGGACTCGTCGGGGTGGTACTCGACGAACGGGATCGGTGCCGTATCGCTTCGGAACGGGGTCCCCGACAACAGCAGACGCCGCTTCGCGGGGCCGTACGCATCGCGGATGGCGTCTCCCCAGCTCAACGCATCCCCGCCGTGATGCACCTCGTCGAGGATCACGAGGGTCTTCGCGTCTTCCGTCAGATGCCGATGCACGGAGGACTTCGCCGCGACCTGCGCGTAGGTCACGACGGCACCGTGATAGTGCCGCGCCGGTGCCCAGTCGCTGTTGCGGAACCGAGGATCGAGGCGGATGTGCACCCGCGACGCGGCATCCGCCCACTGCGTCTTGAGGTGTTCCGTCGGCGCGACGACGATGATCCGATTGACCTCGCCCGTGCGCATCAGCTCGACCGCGAGAGTCAAGGCGAAGGTGGTCTTGCCGGCACCGGGTGTGGCCGCGACGAGGAAGTCCCGTTGGTCGTCGCGGAAGTACTGGTCCAGCGCTTCCTGCTGCCAGGCACGCAGCTTGCTCGCGGTTCCCCATGGGGCACGCTGAGGAAAGGACGGAGAGAGCATCGACTCCACGATAATCGTTGCCGACGACACTGCGTCACTCGCCGCACTCCCCCGCGCGCGCCCCGCCCATCAGTGGGTCCCTCGGGGTAGGATCTGTCACGGCGCTGCGGCCACCGCCGCTCCGCGGAACGTTCGCGAAGGAGAGCTGGATGACCGACCAGGATTCGACTCGGACCCCCTATGTACCCAACGAGACGGCGCATCCGTGGCGCCGGTTCGTGGCACTCGGCGACTCGTTCACCGAGGGGATCGGCGACCCCGATCCGGCACATCCGGGAAGCCACCGCGGCTGGGCTGACCGCGTCGCCGAAGTCCTCGCCGCGCAGGTGGACGACTTCGCCTATGCGAACCTCGCGGTGCGCGGCAAGCTGATCGCGCAGATCGTCGCCGACCAAGTCGAGCCCGCGGTGGCGCTGCGCCCGGACCTCGTGTCCATCTGCGCCGGCGGCAACGACGTGATCCGCCCGGGCACCGATCCGGATGCGATCGCCAGCCAACTCGACGACGCCGTCGCCCGCCTCGCTTCGACGGGGGCGGCAGTGCTGCTCTTCACCGGTATCGACACCGGCTTCACGCCGGTGTTCCGCGCCTTCCGAGGGAAGGTCGCGATCTACAACGAGAACGTCCGTGCGATCGCCGAGCGCCACGACTGCATCGTCGCCGACCAGTGGGCGCTCAAGGTCGTGCAGGACATGCGCTTCTTCGACGACGACCGCCTCCACTACAACGCACTCGGCCACCACGAAGTCGCCCGGATGGTGCTGCGCGCCCTCAACGTCCCGAACGATCTCGAGTCCATGCAGCCCGAGCCCTTCCCGCTGCGGACCTGGCGGGAGGCGCGGTCGGAAGACCTCGGCTGGGCACGGGAGCATCTGGTCCCGTGGGTGCTCCGTCGGCTGCGGCACCAGTCATCCGGCGACAACATCGCCGCCAAGCGGCCCGAGCCCTCGCCGGTCGTGCTGCCCGAAAGGGACTGAGCTTCAGCGCTGCATCGCCCAGAGCGCGACCGCGGCCGCCGATGCCACGTTCAGCGAGTCCACTCCCCCGCTCATCGGGATCGTGACGATGTGATCGGCCGCGTCGAGCGCCGTCCGGGAGAGACCGTCCCCCTCGGAGCCCATCACGAGTGCGACGCGCTCCGGCCGTGCGGCTGCGTACGCATCGAGCGACACGGCATCATCGCGCAAGGCGAGCGCGGCGATGTCGAACCCGGCGGCGTGGAGGTCCTCGACCGCGGAGCCCCAGTCGACGATGCGTGTCCACGGCACCTGGAACACCGTTCCCATGCTGACTCGGACGCTCCGCCGGTACAGCGGATCCGCGCCACCCGGCGACACCAGGACGGCATCGGCGCCCAGTCCGGCCGCCGCCCGGAAGGCCGCCCCCACGTTCGTGTGATCGCCGATGTTCTCCAGGATGAGGACGAGCGTCGCCCCTTCCAGCACCGTGCGAACGGACGGCAGCTCCGGGCGGTGCATCGACGCGATCGTCCCGCGATGCACGGCGAAGCCGGTGACGGCCTCGGCGACCTCGTCGGGGACGACGTACACCGGCACGTCGAAGGCACCGACGATCGCACGGATGTCCTCCACCCGGCGCTCCTGCACCAGGACGGAGCGCGGAAGGTGTCCGGCGGCGATCGCCCGGGCGATGACCTTCGTCGATTCCGCGATGTACAGCCCGCCCGCCGGTTCATTCAGTGCTCTGAGAGCCGTGTCCGTGAGCCCGCGGTAGTCGTCGAGGCGTGGATCGTGGACGTCGGTCACCGGGAACAGTTGCACGACTCCCACTCTGCCACCGCCGCGCTCGACGCGCGCAAGGGGCGTCTCGCGCGATCCCCCGTCGACGCCACACCGTAGACTCGCTCGAGGAGGTCCCCGTGAGCGTGTCGAACACCGCCGAGCTGTCGGCCACCGTCGCCTACGCCGCAGAGCTGCTGCACGGCAAGCGCATCGCCCTCTTGACCGGAGCAGGCATCTCCACGGACTCGGGCATCCCCGCCTACCGCGGCGAGGGAGCCCGAACGCGCAGCGACCCGATGACGATCCAGACCTATCTCGGCGACGAAGCGGCGCGGCGACGCTACTGGGTGGGCGGGCATCTGGGCTGGCGTGCCTTCGCCAGTGCCGCCCCCAACCCCGGGCACACAGCTCTTGCTCGACTCGAAGCCGCCGGCAAAGTGTCCGGGGTCACCTGCTCGCGGATACGCCGGCGAAGTCGAGATGGAAGACGTTCGTCGAAAAGTACCTGCCTGAGCGGGCGATCTGGACGTCCTTGTCGATCGCGCCGTTCTACATCGCGCTGATGCTCCTCGGTATCGGCGTGCTCGCCGTGTCGATCTGTTGAGCTCGCATCACCGATCCTGTCGAGGACGCCTCAGGGATTCGGGCTCATGGAACCAGCGGGCAGGTTCGGCGCCTAGGCAACACTCTTGACGCGCCCGGGTAATTCCGCGGTGTTGATGCCGGCGCGCCCTTGGCCGTCTCACGTGGGAGGACCGCGAAGTACGTTCTTGCCAACACGGCGTCGCCGACCTCGACAGGGATGTCACTGCAGATGTCGTCACTTGAGTTCGCGTAGAACAATTCGAGCGCCTTCAACGACGGGCTGCGGAGATTCGCGTCGTCGTGCGTGTGGTGCCATGCTCGGGACGGCGCGCACGAAGAAGTATCGAGGAGGATATTGCTCAGGCCTTGCCGACCTAGCGAAGCTTGTCGTCGCCCGACGCTCTTGTCGCGGTGCGCCACCCGGATCTGCATGGAGCCTGAAATGCCGTTGAACCTGCCCGAATTTCTCGCCGAGCATCCAGTGGATCGAACGCGAGTTGACGCGCACCATCAACGTCTACTCACTGAGGTTGCGAGGCTCGCCGCGGATAGCGCACGAAAAGATGACCAGCCAAATAACTGCTCACCCGCGCCTCAGCCCTCATCGCCAACGAGGCGCAGCACTGGGCGCTGATCGGGCTCGCCGAGCAGGTCACGGACCTGGGCAGGCGCCAGCCGCAAGATCTCAGCGAGCGCGGGCACCGTCGCCCCCTGCTCAGCGGCGAACTCCGCCGCCTTGCGCAGCAGTGTCGGCATCTCCCCCGGGTATGCGCTCGTCGGGTCCGCGGACGGATCGTCGACCTTGGCGAGGCGCTGATAGGCGCGTCGTGCCGAGGAGTCGGTGGTCCGGCCACGCTCCACCATCCGCCGAACGAGCGAGTGCGGCGAGACCCCCCAGGTCCGCCCGAGTCGATCGAGGGCCGCGAGGTCGAGACGCTGCGGAAGGGCAGCGTCCATCGATGCCGCCGGTGTGAGGAACGCCGCCGCGAACTCATCGGCCTCCCGCTCGATGGCGGTGCTCTGCTCCCCCGACTCGGCGTGGAGCAGCAGGTGGCCGATCTCGTGGGCGATCGAGAACCTGTGCCGGAAAACATTCTCGCTGCGGCGCGGCGTCGTGACCACGATCGGTCGGTCCAGGATCACAGACGAGAACGCGTCCACCGCATCGACCTCCCCCAGCGGGCGCACGACCACGACGATCCCCCGCGACTCCGCGGTGGCGACCAAATGCCGCACCGGCCCATCCGGCAGACCCCAGTGCCGACGCAGCGACGCAGCCGCTTCACCCGGGCTCGTCCCAGACAGCAACTTCGGAAGATCCGCCTCCGGGAGCTTGACGTACCGCTCTAGCGCGAAAGTCAACTCCCACACCAGCGTTGCGGTCGAGAGCGCTCGCTGGCGGTCGCTGACCCGCGCCGAGCGCAGGCTCCGGAAATGCGCGTGCACGGTGTCGATGCGCGCGAGCGGCCTGCCCACGGTGAAGAACCCGGGACGCACCTTCAACGTCGTCGCGATCCGCTCGACCACATCGGCACGAGGAGAGTTCACCCCCGCCTCGTACTGACCGATCGCTGCAGCCGAGACCCCGACCGCTGCCGCGAGCTCCGTCTTGCTCAGGCTCTGGCGCACGCGAGCCTGCGTCAGCCGCGCAGGCTCGAACCTCCCCTGGCCATCCGAGGAGCCTGGGAGATCGAACAGCCCAGGGTACTTGTCACGCATCCAACGACCGTCCCTGCTTCTGCAACTCGAGCGAAGGCACGATCGGAGTGCCGCTGTCGAACGACTCGACGTCGGCGGTCGCGTCGCCGCTCTCGGCCGGGTGCTCCCAGATGGTCTCCATGCCGAGAGGGCGCACCGTGCCGTCGACGTACTCGGCGACGGCCCACTCAATCGAGGTGAGCTGACGCGGAGTGGAGTGGACCATGACGAGCACCACGGACATGACCTCGCCCGCCGCGCGCACAGCACGTTCGAATTCCGCCTGCTCGCTCGCATTGCGGACATCGTCGCCACCCTCGACGAAGCTGGTGCCGAACAGCCCCACCGGCTCCTGCGCGAAGAACCCGTTCATGCGCGTCTTGCTCGACGCGAACCCGCCCACAGCGTCCGGCGTCGCCGGTACCCGCCAGACGAACAGCAAGCACCCGTTGACGATCGGCAGCCGGTAACCCGCGGGCTTGAGCTTGTACGGCAGATAGCCACGCTCCTTGAACGCGTCGACCGTGTCCTCCTGGAGATCCCGCCACTGCCCACCGAAGCCGATCGCGTACCGCGTCGCCGCCGCCTGGTGCGCATCCGCCGCCAGCGCATGACGCGCCTGCACGACCTCGACAACCAGATCACGCGCGCCTTCAGAATGAGCACCAAACGCTTCGAAGGGAGAACTCGGGACCATCGCGACCTCCAGAAAGTCAAACTCCGGTGCGCGCAGTTACCCGCCGGATATACTTTAGTATCGCACACGGAACGCGCGTAATTGCTTTACTGGAGTTCCGGCGTGTCCCATTCGTCGGCGCGGGTCAGCATGAAGCGCGTCTAGAGGTATCTGAATCCGCCGGAGCAGAAGTCGGGCGATGCTGCGGCCGCGGCGAGGATCGTGGGTCGCCAGTGGTTCACGCCTACACGCCGCGCCGCGCTTCTTGCATCGCGGTCCAAGTACTTCATCACGTCGGCCGCCCCACCATCGCCGAAGTACTCTTCAAGAGCTTCGCGGCGCTCAAGAAGGAGCTCAACCGACGCCCCCGAGTAGGCGGCGTCCAGTTCGAACAGCTCGAACTGTTGCGCAATGACGGTGAACTGCGATGCCGACATTCCTGCGGGTTGGACCACGTGAAACGACGGGGTCACCGTTGGCGCATCACTGAGTGAAGCTCGGAGGAAGGGAAGCGAGTCCGGGAGGTCATCGAGATAGGCATGAATGAAGGTCTGCTCGCCCCTCTCGTTGCGAAAGTCCCGTCGTTTCTTGTTGTTGCACACTGAGCAGGCAGGGACGAGGTTCAAGCTGAGGGCCGCAAACTCGGGGAAGTCCTCCTGCGGCAAGTAGTGATCGAGTTCACTCGAATCCCGTAGGGCGCAAAGACAGCAAAGACTGCTGCGCGCCAGGAGTTCCGCCCCTATCTCCTTGAGCGCGCCAGACCGCAGGACCCCGTAATTGGACCGAAGCACGTCCGCGACCGGCTTGTCCCCGAACGACGAATCAAGTTTCCACACCTCGCCGTCGACGTAGATGTCGTACGCCTCCATCACATCTCGTCGCGCTGCCTCGAGCATGGCCTTTCCAGCGCGATTGCGGCGTTGCGACAGAAGATCGTAGAGCTCAGGTTCGTCCGTCGAGGGCCAATCTACTGTGCGCATTCCTAGTCGGACTCTCGGCTCATTCTCAACGCGAGGGCTCGGGCCTGGCTGCTTGCCCCGTCGGCGAAGAGTCGCTCGAATTCTTCAACGTCCATGCGGGAGATCAAGTCGCGAATGACACCCCTGTGGCCCGAGATCGAGTTGTCCAGTCCGAAGGCTTCGGTCGTGAGTTCGCCCAAGCCTGCTGCGAACGTCTCGAGCTTGGGCGGCGCGGCTCGCACGATATCACCGAATCGCTCGACCACCAACACATCCTTGGCAGCCACCTCCTGAAGCACCACGGGCTGTGGGTGGCGACAACGGCGAACGAATCGAAGGCATCGAGCAAGTGATGGACGCCGCGAAGAAGCGCCGCGAGCAGTGGCGGGTGAAGATGCGTCTCGGGTTCATCGAGCAGCACGAGCGAACGCTTCCGCAAGTGCGCTGCGAGTTGGACGAGAATGTTCATCACAATTTTCTGACCCGAACTCAGGCGGGAAGGATACTCGGCAGGGATCTCCGCGGACGCCACCCACGTCGCCAAGCTAATTCCAGATCGACCAAAGGATGGATCGGACTCGATCGTCTCCATAACCTGCGTAAGCAGTGCCGAATCTCTCGCGCATGCTGTGGCGAAAGCGGTGACCAACTCATCGTCGAGCTCTCGAATCGACTTGAGACGCGTGGTTTGGGGATCCGCCTGTACCTGGCGAAGGCCGCAATAGGTGTAGCCGAAGCGAGTCGTTGACGAAGCTTCCTCTAGCTTGAGGTCATCCTCGCTCGCGTTAAGGATCGGCGGCAGTTGAAAGTGGTCGAAGGCACTGTAGGAGACGGCCACCACGGAGCTGAAGGATCGGCTGGCTCCAGATTTCGGATCTGCAGCGGCCAGTCCCACCCGGCTGACATCGCGCGCCAGCTCTGCGAGCAATCTAGTCTTGCCGACGCCGTTGTAGCCGATCAGGACCTTGCACCTCCCGGGAAGCGTACGGGTGTCGTCGAAGTGGAATTCAAGGTTGAGCCCGAGCTCGCGGCTCTGGTGGGAAAGCGTCGCAATTCCACCCGCGTTTGTCGCGGGCTCGAAGAGCGCGCTTGCCATGGCGAGCGTGTGCTCAGCCTGTCCGAACCTTGTGACTGAGGACGTCCACCCCTCCTCGTGCTCGAACTCGCGGGCGATGGTGCTGTCTACTGCAGCATCTCGCATGGCCACGAGAAAGGCATCTCTGACTTTTGTCGGAAGCTCTGCCAGCTTCTCGTAGTACTCGATGTCCTGCCCTAGCGAGCAGTAGCGCTCGTCGAGCGAGCGGAAGACAGGCTTGTCGAACTGAGTTCGACCTCCGGTCTGTCCAGCCTTCAGGATTTTCACCAATCCGACGTCGATGGTCTCTCCACGCGCAGGAGTGAACTCGGCGTGGAAGAGGGTTTTGAACCCGAAATCGTCCCACCCGTCGCGACGCAACACCACCAGGTCCTCGCTACTCTTCTTGTGCGAAGCAAACCGGTCGACGACTCGAATCTTCACTTGCTCGCTCTCCTAACGAAGGACCTCGCGGCCACCCATGATGCATAGAGTGCGGACTACACGGAGACAGCCCTGCAACTAAGCGCAGTTTGCCACGCCCAGGGATACTTACCGAAACTCTCGATTTGATTCAACGCGGCGGTGCACGCCGAACTTGATGAGGCGACGAACTGCTGGATCGTAGTGGTCGCGTCATGGGTCTCAACTTGGTGGGGATCGCCTCGTTGCGTAGAACGTGACGGCGGACGCTCCTGCGACGTTCAACGAGTCGACGCCGCTCATCATCGAAATCGTCACACGGCGATCGAGCAGCGCGTCGGTGTGAGCCGAGATGCCGAAGCCCTCGGAACCGAAAACAAGAGCGAGCCTCTCGTGGTCCTCGGCAACGAGCTCATCCAGTGTCACCGCTCCCTCTCCCCACGTCATCCCGGCGACCACGTAGCCGGCGTCCTTGAGATCCTTAATGCGTGAGGGCCATTCAGGGATGCGCGTCCATGCCATCTGGAAGACGGCGCCCATCGACACCCGGACGGAGCGGAGATAGAGCGGGTCGGCACAGTCGGGCGTGACCAGAACGGCATCCACGCCCAGCGCGGCGGCCGACCTGAACAGTGCACCGACACTCGTATGGTCGGTCACGCCGTCCAGAATCGCGACGCGAGATCGATTCTTGACCTTCGGTGTTCTTGAACACCCCACGTTCGTGTGGTCGCCGATGTTCTCCAGGATGAGGACGAGCGTCGCTCCTTCCAGCGAACCCGGTGACGGCGTCGGCGACCTCGTCGGAGATGACGTACACCGGCACGTCGAAGCCACCGCCGCGCTCGACCCGCGCACAGGGCGTCTCGCGCGATCCCCTGTCGACGCCACACCGTAGACTCGCTCGAGGAGGTCCCCGTGAGCGTGTCGAACACCGCCGAGCTGTCGGCCACCGTCGCCTACGCCGCAGAGCTGCTGCACGGCAAGCGCATCGCCCTCTTGACCGGAGCAGGCATCTCCACCGACTCGGGCATCCCCGCCTACCGCGGCGAGGGAGCCCGAACGCGTAGCGACCCGATGACGATCCAGACCTATCTCGGCGACGAAGCGGCGCGGCGACGCTACTGGGTGGGCGGGCATCTGGGCTGGCGTGCCTTCGCCAGTGCCGCCCCCAACCCCGGGCACACAGCTCTTGCTCGACTCGAAGCCGCCGGCAAAGTGTCCGGGGTCATCACCCAGAACGTCGACGGACTGCATCTGCGTGCCGGAAGCTCCCACGTGATCGAGGTGCACGGCACGATGCGCCGGGTGCTCTGCCTGCACTGCGGCCAGGTCTTCGATCGCCGCGACATCGCCGTGCAGATCGAGGAACGCAATCCCCGGATCACCGTCCCCGAGAACATCGCTCTCGCGCCCGACGGCGACGTCCTCCCCGAGAGCACGGACGGCTTCATCGTCCCGGTGTGCACGGTGTGCGACGGGATGCTGAAGCCGGATGTGGTCTTCTTCGGCGAGTACGTGCCGCAGGACCGCTTCCGCGCGGCCGAGTCGCTGCTCCGCTCCAGCTCCGCCCTGATCGTCGCCGGCTCGTCGCTCGTGGTCAACTCAGGGGTGCGCCTCGTCGAGCGCGCCCGCCGCCGCAGCATCCCCCTCATCATCGTCAACCGGGAGCCGACGCGTGCGGACACCTGGGCCGATCTCACCATCGCCGCAGGTACCAGCGACGTGCTCCCCGCACTCCAGGAGCTCCTCACGTGACCTACCTCACGCTCGTCCGCCATGGCCAGACCGACTGGAACCTCGCACGGCGCATCCAGGGATCGACCGACATCCCGCTGAACGAGACCGGTCGGGAAGACGCACGTTGGGCCGCGGAGAAGCTCGCGGGGACGACCCATCACGCCGTGTACTCGAGTCCGCTGCTTCGGGCCAGGGAGACGGCGGAGATCATCGCGGACAGGCTCGGACTGGAGCTCGCCGCCGTCGTCCCGGACATCCGTGAGCGTGAATTCGGCGACGGCGAAGGGCTGCTCGTCGAGGACTACATCCGCACCTACGGAGACTGGCACGCCGAGGTGCCGGGTGCGGAGACGCTGCACGAGGTGGGTGTGCGCGCCATCGCCGCGCTCCACGCGATCGACCGCGAAGCGCGGCGCCGTTCAGCTCCGCAGGCGGAGTCCGTTCTGGTCGTCGCGCACGGCGGCGTGATCCGCGCGGTGATCGACCACGTCTCCGGTGGCACGCTCCCCCGTGAGGGCGATGTCCTGCGCAACGGCTCCGTACACCGCTTCGTCGCGGCCCCCGGGTACCTGCGCCTGCTGGAGGAGTCACCGGTCCTCTGAGCTGATCCTCGCGCGCGCTGTCAGCGTGCGCGGTAGACGACGGAGCGCGCGTGGCGAAGCACGGGTTCGTCGATCATGCGTCCTTCGAATCGGAACACACCGCGTTCGCTCTCGGCGGCTGCGAGCACCGCACGCGCCCAGTCGATGCTCGTGTCATCGGGCCGGTAGGCGGCACGGATGAGCTCGACCTGACTCGGGTGGATGCAGGCGGTCGCGCGGAAACCGGAGGCGGCGGCATCCCGCGCCTCCCGCTGAAGGCCGTCCGAATCGTCGAGATCGATGTGCACGGCGTCGATGGCCGCCTTGCCGTGTGCGCCCGCCTCGAGGAGAACACGCGCGCGAGCGTACCGGGCGATGTCGCGATAGCCTCCGTCGGCGTTCCGTGACGAGGTCCCTCCGAGCGAGGCGACGAGGTCCTCGGCGCCCCACATCATCGCGGACACCGTCGGGTGCGCGGCGATGCGGTCCGCCGCGTGGACGCCACGGGCGGTCTCGCAGAGGGCGATCAGCGAGTAGCGCTCATCGAATGCCGCCAGGCTCTCCGCGCTCTCCGTCTTCGCGACCATCACGGTGCGGAAGTCGGTCTGCGCCAGCGCCGAGAGGTCGGCCATGAAGGCATCAGTGTCCGGGGCGTTGACCCGCACGATCACGCGGTGAGGATCGATGTCGGCGGCGATCACGTTCCGGCGCGCGGCATCCTTCGCATCCGGGAGCACGGCATCCTCGAGGTCGAGGATGACGGCATCGGCTCGCTCAGAGGCCTTCTGGAAGCGCTCAGGGCGATCGGCGGGGCAGAACAGCAAAGCGGGCCCGAGGTCGAAATTCACGCCGTGGCTCCTTCCGGAAGGCAGTGCACGAGCACAGAGCGCACGGCGGTGGCGACGACCGTCCCATCCTGGTTGCGTCCGGTGTGCGCGATCTTCACGATGCCCTGCCCCAGTCGCGATGAGGACAGCCGCTTCTCCACGATGACGCTCTCGGTATAGAGCGTGTCGCCGGCGAACAGCGGATGCGGGAATGCCACGTCACCGAAGCCGAGTTGTGCCACGAGGGTCCCCTGCGTCAACTGGGCGACCGACGAGCCCACCATCGTCGACAGGGTCCACATCGAGTTCATCAGCCGCGCGTGGAACGGATCCTGCGCATCGGCGAACGCCGCGTCGAGATGGAGCGCCTGCGTGTTCATGGTCAGTGTCGTGAAGAGAACGTTGTCGACCTCGGTCGCCGTGCGCCCCGGACGGTGCAGGTAACGGGCGTCGATCTCGAACTCCTCGTAGTACAGCCCCCGCTGGAGGATGTCGTGCGTGGTCATACCGGCCACGCTACCCGGCGAGCCCGAGACCCCGTGCGATCACGAGGAGCTGTACTTCGGTGGTGCCCTCACCGATCTCGAGGATCTTCGAGTCGCGGTAGTGACGCGCCACGGGGAACTCGTTCATGAACCCGTTCCCTCCGAAGATCTGGGTCGCATCCCTGGCATTGTCCATCGCGGCTTCGCCGCCGACGAGCTTGGCGATCGCCGCCGCTTCGGCAAAGGGTTTGCCCGCATCCCGCAGCCTGGCGGCGTGGTGCCAGGCGAGTCGGGCGGTATGCACCCGCGCACGCATCCGTGCCAGTGTGAACTGCGCGTTCTGCCGAGTACTCAGCGCGGCGCCGAAGATGGTGCGGCTCTTGGCGTACTCGACAGCGGCCTCCAGACACCCCTCGGCTGCACCGGTCGACAGCGCAGCGATCGCGATGCGCCCTTCGTCGAGGATGCTGAGGAAGCTGCGGAAGCCCGTTCCCCGCTCACCCAGCAGGTTCGATGCGGGCACCCGGACACCGTCGAAGGTCAGTGGATGCGTGTCGGACGCGTTCCAGCCCACCTTGTCGTACGGTGCCTCGACCGTGAACCCCGGCGTGCCGTTG
Above is a window of Microbacterium aurugineum DNA encoding:
- a CDS encoding acyl-CoA dehydrogenase family protein, with translation MEDLSEEERELAAMVREFADTVVAPQAYEADRSHTLSMDVVAQMGDLGLFGLPFPEEYGGQGGDYMALGIAIEALGRVDQSIAITLEAGVSLGAMPIFRFGTEEQRRELLPDLLAGRALAGFGLTEPEAGSDAGATRTTARLDGDEWVIDGSKQFITNSGTPITRFVTVTAVTGNESGRKEISTIIVPNGTPGFTVEAPYDKVGWNASDTHPLTFDGVRVPASNLLGERGTGFRSFLSILDEGRIAIAALSTGAAEGCLEAAVEYAKSRTIFGAALSTRQNAQFTLARMRARVHTARLAWHHAARLRDAGKPFAEAAAIAKLVGGEAAMDNARDATQIFGGNGFMNEFPVARHYRDSKILEIGEGTTEVQLLVIARGLGLAG
- a CDS encoding MaoC family dehydratase, producing MTTHDILQRGLYYEEFEIDARYLHRPGRTATEVDNVLFTTLTMNTQALHLDAAFADAQDPFHARLMNSMWTLSTMVGSSVAQLTQGTLVAQLGFGDVAFPHPLFAGDTLYTESVIVEKRLSSSRLGQGIVKIAHTGRNQDGTVVATAVRSVLVHCLPEGATA
- a CDS encoding histidine phosphatase family protein, encoding MTYLTLVRHGQTDWNLARRIQGSTDIPLNETGREDARWAAEKLAGTTHHAVYSSPLLRARETAEIIADRLGLELAAVVPDIREREFGDGEGLLVEDYIRTYGDWHAEVPGAETLHEVGVRAIAALHAIDREARRRSAPQAESVLVVAHGGVIRAVIDHVSGGTLPREGDVLRNGSVHRFVAAPGYLRLLEESPVL
- a CDS encoding HpcH/HpaI aldolase/citrate lyase family protein produces the protein MNFDLGPALLFCPADRPERFQKASERADAVILDLEDAVLPDAKDAARRNVIAADIDPHRVIVRVNAPDTDAFMADLSALAQTDFRTVMVAKTESAESLAAFDERYSLIALCETARGVHAADRIAAHPTVSAMMWGAEDLVASLGGTSSRNADGGYRDIARYARARVLLEAGAHGKAAIDAVHIDLDDSDGLQREARDAAASGFRATACIHPSQVELIRAAYRPDDTSIDWARAVLAAAESERGVFRFEGRMIDEPVLRHARSVVYRAR
- a CDS encoding Sir2 family NAD-dependent protein deacetylase, which codes for MSVSNTAELSATVAYAAELLHGKRIALLTGAGISTDSGIPAYRGEGARTRSDPMTIQTYLGDEAARRRYWVGGHLGWRAFASAAPNPGHTALARLEAAGKVSGVITQNVDGLHLRAGSSHVIEVHGTMRRVLCLHCGQVFDRRDIAVQIEERNPRITVPENIALAPDGDVLPESTDGFIVPVCTVCDGMLKPDVVFFGEYVPQDRFRAAESLLRSSSALIVAGSSLVVNSGVRLVERARRRSIPLIIVNREPTRADTWADLTIAAGTSDVLPALQELLT